From a single Equus asinus isolate D_3611 breed Donkey chromosome 2, EquAss-T2T_v2, whole genome shotgun sequence genomic region:
- the KLHL25 gene encoding kelch-like protein 25, with the protein MSVSVHETRKSRGSTGSMNITLFHKASHPDCVLAHLNTLRKHRMFTDVTLWAGDRAFPCHRAVLAASSRYFEAMFSHGLRESRDDTVNFQDNLHPEVLELLLDFAYSSRIVINEENAESLLEAGDMLQFHDVRDAAAEFLEKNLFPSNCLGMMLLSDAHQCRRLYEFSWRMCLVHFETVRQSEDFNSLSKDTLLDLISSDELETEDERVVFEAILQWVKHDLELRKAHLPELLRSVRLALLPSDCLKEAISDEALLMADERTKLLIDEALHCKSKILQNDGVVTSPCARPRKAGHTLLILGGQTFMCDKIYQVDHKAKEIIPKADLPSPRKEFSASAIGCKVYVTGGRGSENGVSKDVWVYDTVHEEWSKAAPMLIARFGHGSAELENCLYVVGGHTSLAGVFPASPSVSLKQVEKYDPGANKWTMVAPLRDGVSNAAVVSAKLKLFVFGGTSIHRDMVSKVQCYDPSENRWTIKAECPQPWRYTAAAVLGSQIFIMGGDTEFTAASAYRFDCETNQWTRIGDMTAKRMSCHALASGNKLYVVGGYFGTQRCKTLDCYDPTSDTWNCITTVPYSLIPTAFVSTWKHLPA; encoded by the coding sequence ATGTCAGTCAGCGTCCACGAGACCCGCAAGTCGCGGGGCAGCACGGGGTCCATGAACATCACCCTCTTCCACAAGGCCTCGCACCCTGACTGCGTGCTGGCCCACCTCAACACACTGCGCAAGCACCGCATGTTCACCGATGTCACACTCTGGGCGGGTGACCGCGCCTTCCCCTGCCACCGTGCCGTGCTGGCCGCCTCCAGCCGCTACTTCGAGGCCATGTTCAGCCACGGCCTGCGGGAGAGCCGGGATGACACAGTCAACTTCCAGGACAACCTGCACCCGGAGGTGCTGGAGCTGCTGCTGGACTTTGCCTACTCGTCCCGCATCGTCATCAACGAGGAGAACGCCGAGTCCCTGCTGGAGGCGGGCGACATGCTGCAATTCCACGACGTGCGGGACGCTGCTGCAGAGTTCCTGGAGAAGAACCTCTTCCCCTCCAACTGCCTGGGCATGATGCTCCTGTCCGACGCCCACCAGTGCCGCCGGCTCTATGAGTTCTCCTGGCGCATGTGCCTGGTGCACTTTGAGACGGTGCGACAGAGCGAGGACTTCAACAGCCTGTCCAAGGACACCCTGCTGGACCTCATCTCGAGTGATGAGCTGGAGACAGAGGACGAGCGGGTGGTCTTCGAGGCTATCCTCCAGTGGGTGAAGCATGACCTTGAGCTGCGCAAGGCCCACCTGCCCGAACTGCTCCGGAGCGTGCGGCTGGCCCTGCTGCCATCTGACTGCCTGAAGGAGGCCATCTCCGATGAGGCCCTGCTCATGGCGGACGAGCGCACCAAGCTTCTCATAGACGAGGCGCTCCACTGCAAGAGCAAGATCCTGCAGAACGACGGGGTGGTCACCAGCCCCTGTGCCCGGCCGCGCAAGGCAGGCCACACGCTGCTCATCCTGGGGGGCCAGACCTTCATGTGCGACAAGATCTACCAGGTGGACCACAAGGCCAAGGAGATCATCCCTAAGGCGGACCTGCCCAGCCCCCGGAAGGAGTTCAGCGCCTCGGCGATTGGCTGCAAGGTCTACGTGACTGGGGGCAGGGGCTCTGAGAATGGGGTCTCCAAGGACGTGTGGGTGTACGACACTGTCCATGAAGAGTGGTCCAAGGCAGCGCCGATGCTGATCGCCCGCTTCGGCCACGGCTCGGCTGAGCTGGAGAACTGCCTCTACGTGGTCGGGGGACACACGTCCCTGGCAGGTGTCTTCCCAGCCTCCCCTTCTGTCTCCCTGAAGCAGGTGGAGAAGTACGACCCCGGGGCTAACAAGTGGACGATGGTGGCCCCGTTGAGAGATGGCGTCAGCAATGCCGCGGTGGTGAGTGCCAAGCTGAAGCTCTTTGTTTTTGGGGGGACCAGCATCCACCGGGACATGGTGTCCAAAGTCCAGTGCTACGACCCCTCGGAGAACCGGTGGACGATCAAGGCTGAGTGTCCCCAGCCTTGGCGATACACAGCCGCCGCCGTGCTGGGCAGCCAGATCTTCATCATGGGAGGTGACACGGAATTCACGGCTGCCTCGGCCTACCGCTTCGACTGCGAGACCAACCAATGGACTCGGATCGGGGACATGACTGCCAAGCGCATGTCCTGCCATGCCCTGGCCTCGGGTAACAAGCTCTATGTGGTGGGGGGCTACTTCGGGACCCAGAGGTGTAAGACCCTGGACTGCTATGACCCCACTTCGGACACGTGGAACTGCATCACCACTGTGCCCTACTCGCTCATCCCCACGGCCTTCGTCAGCACCTGGAAGCACCTGCCTGCGTGA